The genome window GACCTGTGGTTTATCGATGACCCAAGTTTATTGATTATGAGACAACATTGGGAGAAGGACATACTTGATGAACTTATGAACCGCGCTACATATTGTGGTAAGAAACTATTCCTTGTTATTGTTATTAGTgtaattatttttattgttattatcatcgttatcgtcatcatcatcatcatcatcatcatcatcatcatcatcatcatcatcatcatcatcatcatcatcatcatcatctttatcttTGGAAATTACGTTTACTTTGCGTGGCGTACAAAAGTCAAGATCTGAGTTTTTTGTTCATCCAGACATACGACAAGCACCAGTGACGGTTTCATGTCCAGCAAACCAAAATATGGAGGCAGATCCCGGTAAAGCCACCGCCATGGTTATGTACCAGAATCCCACTGCTGCAGATCAATCTGGTGCTGAAGTGAGTGTAGTGTGCTACCCACCATCTGAATCAGTATTTACTATTGGACAAACAACGGTCACGTGCGTAgcaggcagggttgccaaaagatttcagcccgaatcgcgggtcaaataatcgaaaagtcgcccaatttttctctttaccattggtttctatggggcatgaaactatcgaaaatcgcgggagccaatgttgaaaagtcgcccaaatttttttctGCTGTGGTCTCCTGCTACTAGCAGGAGACCACAGCGAGAACAGCGTAACATGCGACTTTCAAGTTGATATAAAAGGCAAGTCGGTCCACCCACACAACAAACGTACACACATATTATAGATACACCCCCACACGCGAGCGCGGGAAAGGGCCCGCACAACTAGCATGcctttattttgaagaaaaaaaaacatgaaaaatagtaAAAGTTTCGCATCTGGTCGGAATAGTAATGTGAGTGATAAGATGTAAGGGACATTTTCCTTAAAGGTGCAACTTGCGCAAAAAagttttttataccatcagaaacctaggacaatatgtgatgcgatcaaccaaaatcagccggaactcggaaatattaaattttcagtttcttataggatagtaaaaaccatttacaaatctggattttgcagaaaaccccattgaaattgaacaaccatttccaaaggtatgagcaattaaagagttccgaaacaacaggaaacaaaaggaaatatttcctttgtatggctatctcaaaatcaatattccgagttccgactgattttgcttgatcgcatcaccatgatcacatatAATGTTTGTTTGCAGATTCGGTCGTTGACAATAGTATCGTCCAGTTTGTATTCTCAGGCGGGCTGTCGACAGCCCGATATTACAACACAGATGCCTATGGGGCAATGTAATATATGCAATTATATTTAAATCGCAAATTCAATGCCAGTGTCAACTGAAATGGTACAGTGCAGAATCTCGCGGAGCAAGTAATATATAAGACTTATCACTGGTTGCGTCTTCACCCGTCATTATAGGCATCGACTTCTAGTCTTTATACATGTACTAACCAAAGCCAGTCGTGGAATAACTATTACTAGTTCTACATGCTACATGTTACATCGTTCCTCATTTTAGATGTAGAAGTACCAGCGATCGAGTCATGCCCTACAGACATGGAATTGGAGACGGATCCAGGCAAAGCCACCGCTATGGTTGTATACCAGACTCCTACTGCTACAGATAACTCTGGTGAGGTGAGCGTAGTGTGTAACCCGGCATCTGGATCCCAGTTTCCTATAGGACAAACAACGGTCACGTGCGTAACAGGAGACAACAGCAAGAACAACGAGACATGTGATTTTGTAGTCGACATCAAAGGTAGGTCTGATCATGCTCATAAGCGTATTTTATTTTCCACCAATATCTACGCTACAAACGTAgtaaatattcaaaatgggaattcGGAAAGGGAGAGTCAAGTTGGCACATGGCAGATTTCGTCGGATGTATCGTGGGAcatcgcgaataaacaacttttcgagaaaatcgggtttgaagaaatgtcaATATAAAAATctagttgtgtaaatcagacattcatttttAGTATGATTTTGAGTATTTTGtaattgatgtgaaatttctgtagtaaactaaacaGATGTTATCTAAatataactttcaaaagaaataaagacacatgaTTACTGGCAAATTGAAagcaataaatacaaaacaaacgatacgtcactatggaaaacatgcAACATCGGctgtatcacatagtgacgtattcgacatttttgagaaaaattggtacattcgtttgttatgttctactctatatattcaccaaacaCCACGCCTCAAAAAGCAAATTTGGCTAAAAGTGGCTTAGCAGTTAGCCTGTCTAGCCTCATGGatgaggtcgtaagaccagggtTAACTGAAAACgcgtttcccgaagcacggctaccatagccttggggcttcgttagcctgtgggccaggcttgtaatTGAATCGAGCCCGGAATCGAGACACAATCTTCGGCGTCAACATGCTGTCATGGAGCGTCTTCGGGAGAGGAAGGGTCcgtttcataagtattacaatataattttggcatgcctatattataccaggttggataTCAAATTAATACAAtggaagaaggacaaaattggtaaagatatagtaaatactTGATACGAAGCAATAATGCAGTATTAAAACAGAATTTACGGATCAGATATACATAATTTTGCTATAGAACTTTATGTGAGATCTGAGAAAACTAGtaaacatttattttgttttcatgataTAAAGAACTCatgctaaattcgcaaatagaacatgaaaaaatcagcagtagatagcacgatggtcgtattatttattcaaaatatcaaatatttataaaatccaaatgggaaatccgaaaaaaaaaaatgtcaggtcaaaattctcaccctagaaatattgtgaaaataaaacCGAATCAAATTTAGGCTACGTAAACAACGTCCAAATATTCCCATTTAGGGTTTGCTACACgcgtatataataaattatgatttggggctaattaaAAATGAGTTATGCCtcaagtttcaaaatacaccgagtgcaccttttttaatcaaaaaactcgacaattcaagactctgtaaaaacaaatcaagaattatctgggataattgcaactaagtatatgaacgttatgatctaagctaccagatgcatcattgattccatgactatgatatttagttgtggaaaaatattactttaatattttaACGGGATTTTTCCCgccaaaatttcaaccaaaaagagaaaGTACCCTGAATAAATCCGGCTAGAGTGCGCTTTGAGAGCTAGATAGGCTTAgcagcctcaaggccaccttaagactaaggcttactaagaTTCCTGTCGAGAAAACtcgcttaattagtaagatattaattaatttaattatgtcgtaagtgcaaaaccttgaaatgtctgtatcacataacgacgtatttgccgataaTCTATAATGCGCAAGCCaagtatgtcgtatctgcaatttgaagaatttgtcgTTTCACCTATACAGTGACGTATTTGCTCGACGTATGTGTGTGACTTTGTCATTGTACATTAAAATTGCTGTTTTCTccttttacatagtgacgtatttgcgcgactgtTTCATATATTGatgtattgattttttgcagaataagtaaTGCTCTGATAGTTATAAGTGAATTGATAATATGGTAAATTTGCATTGTTTGTAACCAGGTGTTtatcgacaataatgttttaataaagagtatgcagcaaatgaaaatcgctaagttttcaaattcgattttctcgaaatgcggtTTAAAAATACGTCACTGTGTGATGCGGCTGACGGCAAAACGCAATAACCTAACCTTATCCTAATTTTACGCCACCTCGGTTGCCGTTGTAATGAGACACGGCCATTTTCCACCTATTCGTGACAATCACGTAGGGGGTCCTCAAAAACTTCGACTTAAGGAGTTTCATAATATAAAAATACCGATACCAGTTAGCACACAAAAAGTATCACGGTTCTCATACCGCATATACCCCTACATAGTTACCGAACGTAATCAATCGCAGATAATGGTGGCGAAATATTTTTTCGAAGGTGAAAATATAACATTTGGATGTAAAACAGAAGCTTTAAATGTAAATCCATCCAAAATTACTAGTTCACAGTCCTTAGAGATGCTTCATAAGGCTAAACATGTATGTTTGGCCTCAGTCGACCGATATTAATTTTTAGTGCCagcaatttgaaattaatttctgaaataccCTTGCTCTTGATTAAGCAATCATAGTCGTATTGTAAGTCAAATTTCGGAAGTCCTCCCCTcctataccatacatgtataatatacattttgGGAAACATACATTACTGATAGACCAGCACACATAAAATTGTGATAAACAGAACTTTAATTGTAAAGGCTAACAGGGAAAACACAAGACGGAAGTTAGATGTCGTGTTAAAGGTCAAGACACGACATCTAGCCCCAGAGGGCACTGGTCTATCGTAATTACTGTTGTATTTATACCTCGTTCCATACCACAGAAGGTATCACATCAGAGAGTCCAACATCAAATGCCCCGTCAAGTAGTGAAcctacaactacaactacaactacaaaTTCCAACCACAATGGAGGGAGCACAACTGAATCAACCACCCAGGGATCAACCGACCCGGATTCAACCACTCCTGGATCGACCGCCCCTGGATCAACCACTCAGGATTTAACTACAACAGGATCAACTACACCAGAATCGACCACATTTGGTAGGTTGACCATTCACTTTTGATGGGTCAGTTCAAATTGTTTCTGCAAAATTACAAACcggttttcttcttcttctgtggTATGCTCCAACAGAGTGCATAACGGCTTAAAAATAAGGAATAGTAGTATAGATAAAGTGAGGAACCACAATGTCGATCTCATTAATTAATTGGGGATTTCAATGCCAGTATTATATAGAAGCCTGTACTGTGGCTCGTGTTTTTACAATTGTATGTACGGAAGGAAGACATGTGATTTGTAGTAGTTATACAGATACGTACTAGCACTTATAAATAGTTCTACCAATACTATTTTAACAGTGATGAATGCTAAGAATGTTTACCATTCTTACAATCCataccttaatcctaaccctaaaacgtGCTGAACCATAACTTTAACcattttggactaatgaccattCGGACTAATAGCAGGTGCTTCCCTTATGTAGCAGCTGATAACGATTTCAAGTAGAAAATTCAGTTCCAAAGCAATCGACTTTTGCTGTATACTGTTCTGTCTGTACTATTAAAACCCACAATATTGGCATAATACATTTTTTATAATATAAACATCAGGTCATttccatgcatgcatgtatgtacTTGGGAGTCAAATTCCCGACTCCTGACTCACATGTttactgaattttaaaaatcaatttttatatcaGATTTATCAGCATGTTCTTCTGCACTTGGAATGGAGAATAAGCAGATTCCTGACTCACGAATCACAAGCGATAAATTCTATTCTGGGTACCCTAATCTTCCGTCAGACGGCAGACTCAACGGCAATACTTTTTGGGATCCATCTCTATTATTAGGCACCTGGATACACATTCACATGTttactgaattttaaaaatcccattttATTTCAGATTTATCAGCATGTTCTTCTGCACTTGGAATGGAGAATCATCAGATTCCAGACTCACGAATCACAAGCGAGAAAGACCATCTATACTTTTACACGAACCGGGCTTGTAAAGGAAGACTCAACGGCATTACATTTTGGGACACAAGTACAACATCAAGCTCCTGGATGCAGGTGTACCTTGGGTTGACAACGGCAGTTGCTGGTCTTGTGACCCAAGGAAATGATCCAAACTGGGTGATGAGCTACTATGTGCAGATGCAAAGTTTCGGAAGAGAACTGAAATATATAACGCATGAATTGAATAACTCTTACACCTCTAAGAAGGTATAAAGAACTATTCAGTGATTATACGAAATGGCAATATTTTACGGTGTTCTTCTTTGACGAGAATTTCTACTATCCGAAGGAGATGACTGGAGgactgaagaagaagaagatgatgatgatgttggcgACGATGACGATGGTGAGGGAGGACGACGACGTTGGCGATGATGATGACGCAGAGGAAGACGACGACAAAGACAGCGATGACATGATGCTGATGATGGCGACGATGCTGATGatgtggatgatgatgatgatgatgatgatgatgatgacaacgatgatgataatgctgatgataatgatgacgacgaagtGTTTTACTTGCATTCATGATTTTAAATAATCCTGTTTAAGAACAACGCACTGCACATTTTAATGTAAGGAGTAAAGAATCAGCTGCTGTATAATCACGTGTGACGTTGTACAAGACTCGTTGTAAATACATGGCGAGTCAATAGGTCAAAGAATAGATATTtacgtaagaaccaagttgaaattTCCCAttgttgaaagtttttataaatgccatACTCAATAATCATTTTGTGTGAAAAGatgaagtgaatcgcaactacagtttaatttttatgagtcatgTTACTGCGATacgcaatttaactttttgtccaagaggcaccatgtattttgaatgagagtacACAATGCGcaataaagacaccagatctgaaactgattTTTACTTAGATCAAGGTTGATTGTtgcgttctttcaattgattttgtcgGTTCAAACTAACTGGCTAACATTACTTAACTGACTCCAACTCCAATTTTCtattcccaatatgtccaacttactagaTATTTTGTAATTTACTCCACTTCAATGTACACGCATTTCCTTTGGACATTTGAATAAACCGTCCACACATTTGTATGTGTCTTTTATAGAGAAtgaatattttttaatgtaaaggtaaatatgaaaataacaatcaGGACCAGGGACAATgaaactttgggtgctccattctacttcagtgccattgaggttaagaaaatggcagttattCAAAATATACCTTTCATAGAGTGTGTTGACATTCAAAATTTAGATGTCTCGTGGAAAAATATTAAGATTGGATGTCGCTATAAAACGTGTCCTAAAAACCGAACGGTAAGTGCTAATTACTTCGTTTtatcacacaaggtcactgatgaatATATCATGCACATTACGTATTGAAACTTAAAAAGTATAACTTGGTTATAAATAAAGATGGGTATTTTGCACTATggcactttttttactcaccctgtataacgcATTACTCATTGAATTCCTTCATATCAGCTTTTCACAGGTAATATCGATGGGAACGGGTCTGTTACCAACTTATTTGACAGCCCGATTGAGACTATTCTTATTCGTGTAGAGCCATATGAGTGTAATGGTGCATGCCAGTTACGGTTGGAAATATTGGGATGTAACAGTTCTCTAGCTCTAATAAAAGGTATGGTTCCAAATCTAAGGgattgttttaaaacgttttccatgacctttaaaaacccgacatttaatgttattaaaacgttttgacgaAAATAAGATGTTGTGTAGCCATGGCAATAGATCATGGGGAGGATGGGAATACATTCTCACATACCCCCACTTTTTGACCAGGGGATGATAAATAATCCTCCCCACTAAAGGGACCGCTAATTTGTGTTTCAACTTTTTTATCCCACACATTCTATACAACAAATTTTCACCCTTGCATATAgcagttagagaataaaggtattattgTTATCCTCTGTCACGCATCTGTCGTCTTATATAACATGGGCGAcaaaattcgtcgtccgtattccatagtggcgtatagtggggcgccgcgaataaacaacttttcgagaaaatcgggtttgaagaaatgccaatttaaaatcgagttgtgtaaatcagacattcattatattttgtaaatgatgtgaaatttctgtagtaaactaaatagattttattgttatatatttttcaaaagaaataaatacatactattgctggcaaactgaaaataaaactatacgtcactatggaaaacaaacaaaacggaataccctaacctaacgttaaccgtacgccacctcggtcgccgtgtattccctatggcgttacttttcgtcgttcgtattccattgtggcgtataggtccgatacgcgtacgccactatgacatacgatgtttttcatttttgccgatatttcataattataaaatgtgtataaaaaagtggcgtatggtcgatacgcaaCTATTGaatacaaaaaatatcattttgtaactatacgccacatttaattaattaattactaattaattagctaattatgactgatgagacttagaaaaaattaaagagaacatcattaaaaacatatgtgccaattttcaaaaaaatgaccaaaaatcactatacgccactatggaatacagccgacgaattgttttacgccaaaaataatgatgtcgcccgtgttatatgagacgatagatgcacaacagcggctaaaacaatacctttattctcattcttaaacactttaattcaaataaaaatatttatcatTAAGTGTACTCTAATCAAATCTTACGTTTTACTGTTGACGTTGCCACACttaatgatattgatatacaaaaggaaaaaaaggaaacGTGCTCTGCTCCCCTTCCCCCAAGTTTCTTGCACGctctttgaaaacaaaaatgcggttaacaattcacaacttcggTCGGCAAAGAATATTTCCATCGGTACATTTGCAAGTTGTGCCTCCCTCGGTTCCGAAAACATAGCTCCGCCACTGTCCATGACTGCATTGTGGTAGACACCTCGCGTGGTTTTGCTGGAGGATAACCTTGTTTGTTCCACTGGCCAGCATTCCAATAGTTTCTGGAAACTTCATAGCAAAGGGGAAGATAAATAGATAATGATGCCAAACTTATCTCAACATTTCCCCCCCAATAGCTTGCATGATACCTTCTGGAATTGAGTATGTAACGGGTATACCAGACCGCCACATTATAAAAGACGTACTCGATAACAATTTATACGGAAGGCTAAATGAAGGAAGAAGTTGGACTTATATACAAATACCTCTGGCCACCAAGTTTATGCAGGTTAGTGAATGGTAAAATATTTCAGATTTGATCatgttaaagggaccattgaaagaaaacattatttgatatcaaaataaagctcataaaatataatagaatcaatatctaaaacaataaacacaattgtcctttatataacccctcAAATCAGCAAAAATGACAAAGCACCCAATGTCACGTTTtatccgcccaattcatatgttgAGAACTTGAAACGCGTGGCAACCCGTCGTGTGACGTCAAAGTTGTTAACCTATGGACggaaaagataacagaccgcgtccaagtagtcaaagtctcagcatcacccgacaatgagggccgattgtttcaAAAAATGTGACAGACGAAACTGCAATGCACGTACCGCGTATTTTACGGTCTTTTGCGTAAACGCGAAGACATGCaaagctctatcgcgtatacgcgaaggcacgcaacgctggcatgattgttagacatggcacaatcgaacaatcggccctcatgaatatgcaagaattcacagcatacaatgtacggggactttgactggagAAAGAAATTAATGAAAGATGCGAACAAGACTGGGACAAAAGGAGCGAGGATGTTAGGGTGAGGAAGAGGGGAATCCTCCATGGCGCCGCCGTCACTAATAGAGCAAATCCACCACTCGGAGTCCAGCAATTTATACGAATAcatttcgtcgtccgtattccatagtggcgtatagtggggcgccgcgaataaaaaacttttcgagaaaatcgggtttgaagaaatgccaatttaaaatcgagttgtgtaaatcaaacattcattatattttgtaaatgatgtgaaatttctgtaataaactaaatagattttattgttatatatttttcaaaagaaataaatacatactattgctggcaaactgaaaataaaactatacgtcactatggaaaacaaacaaaacgcaataccctaacctaacgttaaccgtacgccacctcggtcgccgtgtaatccctatggcgttacttttcgtcgttcgtattccatagtggcgtataggtccgatacgtgtacgccactatgccatacgatgtttttcatttttgccgatatttcataattataaaatgtgtataaaaagtggcgtatggtcgatgcgccactatggaatacaaaaaatgtcactttgtaactatacgccacatttaattaattaattactaattaattagctaattatgactgatgagacttagaaaaaatgaaagagaacatctttaaaaacatatgtgccaattttcaaaaaattgaccaaaaatcactatacgccactatggaatacagccgacgatttacCGCAGACATTTTTCTATGAATTTGGCAATTTGTCTACGCGAACGtgatttatgtcgacaaattgttcgcaccaccgcaaatataccatacgtcactcggaTGAGTGCGGCAATTTATACGAATAAATTTATCGCAGGCATTTTTCTAGGAATTTGGCAATttgtttgaaaattatcaaaaataacctATTTTGGGCCACGCTTTCTCCGCGAATGTCATCCATGTCGACAAATTTTACACAAATCCACCGGCTAGTTTTAATGATAAAATACATGGCATAATATGTGACAATTTATCATAATAAATTTATTATGAATGCTTTTGTTGATATTGTACActttgccaatacaatatacatgtacatggtatatgaATAGGAATTCAGCTGTGGTGCATGAGTGAGTCGATAACCGCTGCGATAATCAGTAAGCTTAATGATATTCGACATTTGTGTAAGGCGGGTGTAAGGTTTGCTCTCTAAATATCCCTAAAATACCTTATTTCAAATTAATTTCTTTAATACAATAAATACATTACATATTcaaaattttatatatgttttaaaagtccagaatcaaggcAATCATTTTTCATAAATCATTcttctttttattttcaaactaCAACCCCCTATAAAGAATTTGATGACCAGTCCCTGTAACCCGTATAAAGAATTTTATGACCAGTCCCTGTAATTCGACTATTCTAGTGCATAATTCATAATCCTGAAATGTAGGCACTTTATACAGCAAGAACTGAAACATAATTGGCAAcgtggaaaacgtagcccaaacctTGTCAGAATAATAAATTTGTCATGCATTAAAGGACAATCCGGCTACATCCGCccaattcgaatacatactgcCCTTTCGGCAGAAAAAGAAAAGTGAGCAACAAAATTCAACATGGGAATAAAAATGGTTAATTGAAGCAAGACACAGACTCCGCTTCACGAATCTAGTTATAGCTCTTCAATGTAGAATCAGTATTTATTATTTGGTAATAATTTAAACCGTTCTATTTTTCCACATAGCCCATGCTACAGGTATCACAAGTATATCATAAACATCACTTTTATTTacacatttttcattatttttaaataatgctTAAAAACATGTCGGACGAAAACAGCAACTCGGTAACTTACCAATACACAATGAAGTTTATTAATCCACCACATCATTGTCATCTTATGCTCAATTATGACGTTTTATTCATGGTAAATGATGCTAACCTtgaggtggtactacatcccttgataaatttgtgactatttttgcatttttctcaaaaaataagaacacactggtaacaaatcactgtcttaaatcactgaaaatttcattgaagtaattggatttcttgcccctataatatacataacttttgctaccagtgtgtagttatttttgagaaaaatgcaaaaattagccacaacatttatcagggggtgtagt of Amphiura filiformis chromosome 14, Afil_fr2py, whole genome shotgun sequence contains these proteins:
- the LOC140169129 gene encoding uncharacterized protein; this encodes MLHVTSFLILDVEVPAIESCPTDMELETDPGKATAMVVYQTPTATDNSGEVSVVCNPASGSQFPIGQTTVTCVTGDNSKNNETCDFVVDIKEGITSESPTSNAPSSSEPTTTTTTTNSNHNGGSTTESTTQGSTDPDSTTPGSTAPGSTTQDLTTTGSTTPESTTFDLSACSSALGMENKQIPDSRITSDKFYSGYPNLPSDGRLNDLSACSSALGMENHQIPDSRITSEKDHLYFYTNRACKGRLNGITFWDTSTTSSSWMQVYLGLTTAVAGLVTQGNDPNWVMSYYVQMQSFGRELKYITHELNNSYTSKKV